The proteins below come from a single Papaver somniferum cultivar HN1 chromosome 11, ASM357369v1, whole genome shotgun sequence genomic window:
- the LOC113321445 gene encoding uncharacterized protein LOC113321445: MLLSMNVFHHQTTRPNFLHFHSSCHGRRIPHKPPLLVSFPAKTEFNPKFLHCSTKSVLVSPATMEFNSKFLHSASKSVFDSPATRKFRPMLFALPRDNEEFSSDNEEEEPIIQEEFVRIRVCGASTILSHNGEYVVREAELEEEFKASAELKAEGLYEYRSLNDAVRSYEKEQNADLEFNVMMGRYARSYLEPFMCVIAVRKEGENMLQSVIGTLDLRVKYLLEGETYPEELVKLGNLYSNFKKGGSEKCGIITNVTVAESARQQGVGSSMLKFAIEAAKEKGGVKKIFLQVVRDNEPALALYRKIGFEILAEVTPQLEEQNLYLCSLNL, translated from the exons atgctGCTGTCAATGAATGTGTTTCATCATCAAACAACACGACCCAATTTCTTGCATTTCCATTCTTCTTGCCATGGAAGAAGAATTCCACACAAACCAcctcttcttgtttcttttcctGCAAAAAC GGAATTCAATCCCAAgttcttgcattgttctacaAAATCTGTTCTTGTTTCTCCtgcaacaat GGAATTCAATTCCAAGTTCTTGCATTCTGCTAGTAAATCAGTTTTTGATTCTCCTGCAACAAG GAAATTTCGTCCAATGCTGTTTGCATTGCCAAGAGACAATGAAGAATTTTCAtctgacaatgaagaagaagaaccaataatTCAAGAAGAGTTTGTCAGAATTAGAGTATGTGGTGCATCGACGATTTTGTCACATAATGGAGAGTATGTGGTTAGAGAAGCCGAGCTTGAAGAAGAGTTTAAG GCATCAGCAGAGTTGAAAGCAGAAGGACTTTACGAATATCGATCGCTTAACGA TGCTGTTCGTAGctacgaaaaggagcaaaacgccgATTTG GAGTTTAATGTGATGATGGGGCGATATGCGAGGAGTTATTTAGAACCGTTCATGTGCGTTATTGCTGTAAGAAAGGAAGGCGAGAATATGCTTCAAAGCGTTATTGGAACTCTGGATCTTCGTGTCAAGTATCTGTTAGAGGGGGAGACTTATCCTGAG GAACTTGTGAAGCTCGGGAATTTGTATAGCAACTTCAAAAAAGGAGGATCAGAGAAATGTGGCATAATAACGAACGTAACTGTTGCTGAAAGTGCACGTCAGCAAGGCGTTGGAAGCAGCATGCTGAAGTTTGCAATTGAAGCTGCAAAAGAAAAAG GAGGTGTAAAGAAGATATTCTTACAAGTCGTTCGGGATAACGAACCAGCATTGGCACTATACAGAAAGATAGGATTTGAG ATACTTGCAGAGGTGACTCCTCAGCTGGAAGAACAGAACCTATACTTGTGCAGCTTAAATCTCTAG
- the LOC113324073 gene encoding uncharacterized protein LOC113324073, producing MEALQNLTAECDLDSKQGPDYGEKEVVEGNVLMLEWLAGWFLCVSELAVVLLYLEVSCWLCCLYAHLNFMFRLNFVGGPMCWNTRTFFASAGMDVTDYLLQSCVFLLCLC from the exons ATGGAAGCGCTTCAAAATTTAACTGCTGAATGTGATTTGGATTCAAAACAG GGGCCTGATTATGGTGAGAAAGAAGTGGTGGAGGGGAATGTGTTAATGTTGGAGTGGTTGGCTGGCTGGTTCTTGTGTGTGTCTGAGTTGGCGGTGGTACTCTTGTACCTGGAGGTTAGCTGCTGGTTGTGTTGTCTTTATGCGCATCTCAACTTCATGTTCAGGTTGAATTTTGTTGGAGGTCCTATGTGTTGGAATACCCGTACATTTTTTGCATCAGCCGGTATGGATGTTACTGATTACTTATTGCAGTCTTGTGTTTTTTTATTATGTCTTTGTTAA
- the LOC113324074 gene encoding probable histone H2B.3 has product MPRSLRFVSVQKTFLLSLMAPKAEKKPAEKKKAQKAPAPAEKKPRAEKKLPPIKDGSSTVDKKKKKSVETYEMYILKVLKQVHPDLGISSEAMGIMNSFTDDIFEILARESSKLAGYNMRRTLTNREIQTAVRLLFPGELAKNAVSQGTKAVTKSTTP; this is encoded by the coding sequence ATGCCTCGAAGTCTCCGTTTTGTTTCAGTTCAGAAAACATTTTTACTTTCTCTAATGGCACCCAAAGCAGAGAAAAAGCCAGCAGAAAAGAAGAAGGCTCAGAAAGCACCTGCACCAGCAGAGAAGAAACCAAGAGCTGAGAAGAAATTACCACCAATCAAAGATGGTTCATCAACAgttgataagaagaagaagaaatcagtggAAACTTATGAGATGTACATCCTCAAAGTTCTAAAACAAGTTCATCCTGATCTTGGTATTTCAAGTGAAGCTATGGGTATTATGAACAGTTTTACTGATGATATCTTTGAAATACTTGCTCGAGAATCATCGAAATTAGCTGGGTACAATATGAGGCGAACTCTTACTAATCGAGAGATTCAGACTGCTGTTCGTCTTCTGTTTCCTGGTGAATTAGCTAAGAATGCTGTTTCTCAAGGTACTAAAGCTGTTACCAAATCTACCACTCCTTAA